The following proteins are co-located in the Fimbriiglobus ruber genome:
- a CDS encoding NAD(P)H-dependent oxidoreductase, with product MRSVAPEAVLSQLQWRCAVKKFDATRKIPADLWTRLEEAVVLSPSSYGLQPWKFFVVTDPVVRARLQPAAFGQPQIVDASHLVVFTVKKGMCPDDAARLVARAAEVRGVPVESLEEHKKRMAGSLGSRPPEQIDAWMTRQVYIALGVFLTSAALLGVDACPMEGFAPDKFDEILGLSQKGYGSVVLATAGYRSPEDVYSAAAKVRYPHKEMIEHI from the coding sequence ATGCGAAGTGTTGCGCCGGAAGCGGTCTTGTCCCAACTTCAGTGGCGGTGCGCGGTCAAGAAATTCGACGCGACACGGAAGATCCCCGCCGACCTGTGGACCCGGTTGGAGGAGGCGGTCGTTCTCTCTCCGTCGTCGTACGGTCTTCAACCGTGGAAGTTTTTCGTCGTCACCGACCCGGTGGTCCGCGCCAGGCTCCAACCGGCCGCGTTCGGTCAGCCGCAAATCGTGGACGCGTCGCACCTGGTCGTGTTCACGGTGAAGAAAGGAATGTGCCCGGACGATGCGGCTCGGTTGGTGGCTCGGGCAGCCGAAGTCCGCGGTGTGCCAGTCGAGTCGCTGGAGGAGCACAAGAAGCGGATGGCCGGATCGTTGGGTAGCCGGCCGCCCGAGCAGATCGACGCGTGGATGACGCGGCAGGTGTATATCGCCCTCGGCGTGTTCCTGACCTCGGCGGCCCTCCTCGGGGTGGATGCGTGCCCGATGGAAGGGTTCGCGCCGGACAAGTTCGATGAAATACTCGGGCTGTCCCAAAAAGGTTACGGCTCCGTGGTCCTGGCCACCGCCGGCTACCGCTCACCCGAGGACGTGTACTCGGCAGCCGCGAAGGTGCGCTACCCGCATAAAGAAATGATCGAACATATTTAA
- a CDS encoding RNA polymerase sigma factor translates to MAEPPLTRVTLLTRLKDGGDADAWREFVRLYGPVVYGFARKRGLQDADAADLMQEVLRSVARNAEKMEYDPKRGTFRGWLYTVTRNKIYNFLSAQKNRPRGTGDTGSQERLDSVPDRAEEPDSDWDIEYQRQLSSKAMDRVKHEFHSSTWQAFWKTAVDGRPAQEVGVELKMTPGAVYVAKSRVLARLREEVQRLQAEAEAW, encoded by the coding sequence ATGGCGGAACCCCCGCTGACACGCGTGACCCTGCTCACTCGTCTTAAGGACGGGGGCGACGCCGACGCGTGGAGGGAATTCGTCCGACTTTATGGCCCCGTCGTGTACGGGTTCGCCCGGAAACGGGGTCTGCAAGATGCCGACGCCGCCGACCTGATGCAAGAGGTCTTGCGGAGTGTGGCCCGGAATGCCGAAAAAATGGAATACGACCCCAAACGGGGGACGTTCCGCGGGTGGCTTTACACGGTCACGCGGAACAAAATTTACAATTTTCTCTCCGCGCAGAAGAATCGTCCCCGTGGAACCGGCGACACCGGTTCCCAGGAGCGACTGGATTCGGTTCCCGACCGGGCCGAAGAACCGGATTCCGATTGGGACATTGAGTATCAGCGGCAGCTTTCGTCCAAGGCAATGGACCGCGTCAAGCACGAGTTCCATTCGTCGACCTGGCAGGCGTTCTGGAAAACTGCGGTAGACGGTCGGCCTGCCCAGGAGGTAGGTGTCGAACTCAAGATGACGCCCGGCGCGGTGTATGTGGCCAAGAGCCGGGTTTTGGCCCGTCTCCGGGAAGAAGTGCAGCGCCTCCAGGCTGAAGCAGAGGCCTGGTAA
- a CDS encoding PQQ-binding-like beta-propeller repeat protein, whose translation MSTADAPAPRGWLRRYRVPIIAVMVPVIARLVMLFMERTEIGLEFYFGTLMAFQFLTMFSVLTLAVWFVFFSGFRFAVRAAGVLIAACAVAAAVGTIRKIEFDGKMNPTVRFKWEPTDEQILASHLSSAPAAQDGAVFTIGATDSPCYRGPSGNGLAPGVTLAGDWTATPPKELWRHPVGTGHAGIAVAGNSAVTIEQREGDEVVVCYDRATGRERWAYAYPARFSQSEPMGGDGPRTTPAIADGDVYSLGARGDLVCLDGSIGSPRWKVNVIADNGAAIIDWGVSASPVVVGGLVVVNPGIDPKQNANQAVAAYDRKSGKKVWANGSKPAAYASPQRVVFGGKEQVLVFDAAGLGGYDLADGAELWRHPWKTSMNMNSAQPVVVGPDRVFVSSELSNGGAVVEVRYDDAEKKWQAREVWHTRALCARFACPVVHNGYIYGLSGGLLVCVDAKTGKQVWNDGKYGDGQIVLSGDYLVISAEKPGRVVLVAADPSEFRELGSMPVFKDRTWNVPALAGNQLFMRNHREMACLELPTVK comes from the coding sequence ATGTCCACAGCCGATGCCCCCGCGCCCCGAGGGTGGCTCCGCCGCTACCGCGTGCCGATCATCGCGGTGATGGTGCCCGTCATTGCCCGGCTGGTCATGCTTTTCATGGAGCGGACCGAGATCGGCCTCGAATTTTACTTCGGGACGCTCATGGCGTTTCAGTTCCTGACCATGTTTTCCGTGCTGACGTTGGCCGTCTGGTTCGTCTTCTTCAGTGGCTTCCGCTTCGCCGTTCGCGCGGCCGGGGTTTTGATCGCGGCGTGCGCGGTCGCCGCGGCGGTTGGCACAATCCGCAAAATCGAGTTCGACGGCAAAATGAATCCCACCGTACGGTTCAAGTGGGAGCCGACGGACGAACAAATCCTCGCCAGCCACCTCTCTTCGGCCCCAGCCGCCCAGGACGGAGCCGTCTTCACGATCGGAGCAACCGACAGCCCGTGCTACCGCGGCCCCTCTGGCAACGGGCTTGCGCCGGGCGTCACCCTGGCGGGCGATTGGACCGCTACCCCGCCGAAGGAGCTTTGGCGACACCCCGTCGGCACCGGACACGCGGGCATCGCGGTCGCGGGCAATTCCGCGGTGACGATCGAACAGCGCGAGGGAGACGAAGTCGTCGTTTGCTACGACCGCGCGACGGGCCGGGAGCGGTGGGCGTATGCGTACCCCGCGCGGTTCAGTCAGTCCGAACCGATGGGCGGGGACGGCCCGCGGACCACGCCCGCCATCGCCGACGGCGACGTGTACAGCCTCGGCGCGCGGGGCGACCTCGTCTGCCTCGACGGGTCGATCGGTTCGCCGCGCTGGAAGGTCAACGTGATCGCGGACAACGGCGCGGCCATTATCGATTGGGGGGTGTCCGCGTCGCCGGTGGTCGTCGGCGGGTTGGTCGTCGTGAACCCCGGGATTGATCCGAAGCAGAATGCGAACCAGGCGGTCGCCGCTTACGACCGCAAGAGCGGGAAAAAAGTCTGGGCGAACGGCTCGAAACCGGCGGCTTATGCGTCGCCGCAGCGGGTCGTGTTCGGGGGCAAGGAACAGGTTCTCGTGTTCGACGCGGCAGGACTCGGCGGGTACGACCTGGCGGACGGCGCGGAACTCTGGCGGCACCCCTGGAAGACGAGCATGAACATGAACAGCGCCCAGCCGGTCGTAGTCGGCCCGGACCGGGTGTTCGTCTCGTCTGAACTATCGAACGGCGGCGCGGTCGTCGAAGTCCGCTACGACGACGCCGAGAAGAAGTGGCAGGCGCGCGAGGTGTGGCACACCCGCGCCCTGTGCGCCCGGTTCGCGTGCCCGGTTGTTCACAACGGCTACATCTACGGTCTCTCCGGCGGTCTCCTCGTTTGCGTGGACGCGAAGACCGGAAAGCAGGTGTGGAACGACGGCAAATACGGCGACGGTCAGATCGTTCTCTCGGGCGACTACCTCGTGATTTCCGCGGAGAAGCCGGGCCGGGTCGTACTCGTCGCCGCCGACCCGAGCGAGTTCCGCGAGTTGGGCAGCATGCCGGTCTTCAAAGACCGGACCTGGAACGTGCCGGCACTCGCGGGCAACCAACTCTTTATGCGCAACCACCGTGAGATGGCGTGCCTCGAACTGCCCACAGTGAAGTAG
- a CDS encoding PQQ-binding-like beta-propeller repeat protein, with amino-acid sequence MKVLITLPVAVLLTAAVHAGDPAWPQFRGPAGTGVADAEKIPVRIGPRDNVAWKVPVPSGFSSPVVVGDKLFLTAFEDKKLFTIAYARADGKELWRKQAPAEKIEAFHKTEGSPAASTIATDGERVVAYFGSCGLICYDLNGQEQWRFEMPMAESGLDFGSGTSPVLVDGLVILVRDLKNDARLLAVNVKTGSIVWETKRDGKATAWSSPTVWETPSGKQLAIPGFGRMAGYDLKSGKEVWAVTGMPAACCTTPVVADGNLVFAGWSPGEDFKLPSFDDLLKGNDKNGNGALDKEEAANTFIKDFFDNNDTNKDGKITREEWDANAKFMAASKNSSFVLKPGGIGDVTKTHVVWKQTKGLPYVPSPLVYRGQVYTVSMRGGVTARDVKTGKDVYLDEGVGLSGVYASPVASNGNIYLFGLDGSVVVLEAGDSPTVVHRAKLGERVAATPAIVDGTLYVRTAKTLYAFAEKK; translated from the coding sequence ATGAAGGTGCTAATTACACTGCCCGTGGCGGTTCTTTTGACTGCCGCGGTTCACGCCGGCGATCCGGCGTGGCCGCAATTTCGTGGGCCTGCTGGGACCGGGGTGGCGGACGCGGAAAAGATCCCGGTCCGCATCGGGCCGCGGGATAACGTGGCTTGGAAAGTTCCGGTTCCGTCCGGGTTTTCGTCCCCGGTCGTCGTCGGCGACAAATTGTTCCTGACGGCCTTTGAAGACAAGAAGTTATTCACGATCGCCTACGCCCGGGCGGACGGGAAGGAGCTTTGGCGCAAACAAGCCCCCGCCGAGAAGATCGAGGCGTTCCACAAGACCGAAGGCAGTCCCGCCGCGTCCACCATCGCCACCGACGGCGAACGGGTCGTCGCGTACTTCGGGTCGTGCGGCTTGATTTGCTACGACTTGAACGGCCAGGAACAGTGGCGGTTCGAGATGCCGATGGCCGAGAGCGGGCTCGATTTCGGTAGTGGCACGTCGCCGGTTCTGGTCGACGGGTTGGTCATTCTGGTTCGCGATCTCAAGAACGACGCCCGGTTGCTCGCCGTCAATGTCAAGACCGGGTCAATAGTGTGGGAAACGAAGCGGGACGGCAAGGCGACCGCGTGGTCGAGCCCGACCGTCTGGGAAACCCCAAGCGGCAAGCAACTGGCCATTCCGGGGTTCGGTCGGATGGCCGGGTACGATTTGAAGTCCGGAAAAGAGGTTTGGGCCGTGACCGGCATGCCAGCCGCGTGTTGCACCACCCCGGTCGTGGCCGATGGCAACCTCGTTTTCGCCGGTTGGTCGCCGGGCGAGGATTTCAAACTTCCGTCGTTCGACGACCTGCTCAAAGGCAACGACAAGAACGGCAACGGCGCGCTGGACAAGGAAGAAGCCGCCAACACCTTCATCAAAGATTTCTTCGACAACAACGATACGAATAAAGATGGGAAAATTACCCGCGAGGAATGGGACGCGAACGCCAAGTTCATGGCCGCGTCCAAAAACTCGTCGTTCGTCCTCAAACCGGGCGGGATTGGGGACGTGACCAAAACGCACGTCGTCTGGAAGCAAACCAAGGGGCTGCCGTATGTCCCGTCGCCGCTCGTTTACCGCGGGCAGGTTTACACGGTGAGCATGCGCGGCGGTGTCACCGCCCGCGACGTGAAGACCGGCAAGGACGTGTACCTGGACGAAGGCGTCGGGCTGTCCGGCGTGTACGCCTCGCCCGTGGCCTCGAACGGGAACATCTATCTCTTCGGGCTGGACGGCTCGGTCGTCGTTCTGGAAGCCGGCGATTCACCGACCGTCGTTCACCGGGCCAAACTCGGCGAGCGGGTCGCGGCGACCCCCGCGATCGTCGACGGCACCCTGTACGTCCGGACGGCCAAGACCCTGTACGCGTTCGCCGAGAAGAAGTAA
- a CDS encoding efflux RND transporter periplasmic adaptor subunit, with protein sequence MRLLLLVMVTGLLAHFSRAADTAPVKKSDVFEFTGRTEAAALVEIRPRVTGYLTKLVAKEGAAVKKGDLLAEIDPRPFQIEVDAAQARLAQSEAHFRLTVTESDRVRKLFDSRAVAAEEMERMAARATVARAAFDLAKVELTRAQLTLSATKLTSPIDGRLGRFQLSEGNLVVADGGPSIVTVIGTDPVFGFFDVDERTLLRLRRAGLAEAGKLTVSVGLADEDGYPHQTRLEFIDPRVDPATATVRFRTTLPNPKGLFVPGMFIRVRIVANADGTAAPARQP encoded by the coding sequence ATGCGTTTGCTGCTGCTCGTCATGGTCACGGGCCTGTTAGCTCACTTCTCTCGCGCCGCCGACACCGCTCCGGTCAAGAAATCCGATGTCTTTGAGTTCACGGGCCGCACCGAGGCTGCCGCCCTGGTCGAGATTCGCCCGCGGGTGACCGGGTATTTGACGAAACTGGTGGCAAAGGAAGGCGCGGCCGTCAAGAAGGGCGACCTGCTGGCCGAGATCGACCCCCGACCGTTCCAGATTGAGGTCGACGCGGCGCAGGCGAGACTCGCCCAGTCCGAGGCCCATTTCCGGCTGACGGTAACCGAGTCCGACCGGGTCCGGAAACTGTTCGACTCGCGGGCGGTGGCGGCCGAGGAGATGGAACGGATGGCGGCCCGCGCCACCGTGGCGCGGGCCGCATTCGATCTGGCCAAGGTGGAGTTGACCCGCGCGCAGCTCACGCTTTCGGCGACGAAGTTGACCTCGCCGATCGACGGCCGGCTCGGCCGGTTCCAGCTATCCGAGGGGAATCTGGTCGTGGCCGACGGTGGGCCGTCAATTGTCACCGTGATCGGAACGGACCCCGTATTCGGTTTCTTCGATGTCGACGAGCGGACCCTGCTCCGACTGCGGCGAGCGGGGTTGGCGGAGGCCGGGAAGTTAACCGTATCCGTCGGCCTCGCGGACGAAGACGGGTATCCGCACCAGACCAGGCTCGAATTCATTGACCCACGAGTCGACCCGGCGACCGCGACAGTTCGGTTCCGGACGACTCTACCGAACCCCAAAGGCTTGTTTGTTCCGGGAATGTTCATCCGGGTGCGAATCGTGGCGAATGCCGATGGGACCGCCGCTCCCGCACGGCAACCCTGA
- a CDS encoding WD40 repeat domain-containing serine/threonine protein kinase produces the protein MAAHTASRTECPSTEALAVLVHGSSPDIDQDPLAEHVGECVGCQSQIAALATQGDPVLSDVVRHIDRSEPASDSAFWRALKKAEVAVTQLYPDSDEQRSADLKLDFLQPTDMPGHIGRLGTFEVVAVIGRGGMGVVLRAFDPHLSRDVAIKILDPQWANNSTARQRFCREARAAAAVTHDNLVAVHQVTEDEKSGLPYLVMQLINGESLEQRLRRIGKLSPTESARVGMQAAAGLAAAHANGLIHRDIKPGNILIEAATGKVKVTDFGLARAAEDLKLTRTGFVAGTPLYMAPEQAHGEDIDARADLFSLGSVLFESLTGHPPFDGKTPLAVLRRVADEPHARLRQLNPEVPAWLEEIIDKLLSKSPDDRIQTAIEVSERLAQHLSHTDIHAPLEVPPEACLLGLMKRSSRPGAKVRKRFCAKTAAIVGVVFAVGMISGGVGVWEFAPRATESPVTAATPDFLLPLSPVKVDEGPEPKWRLQALNGSIWSVALSRDGKMAAIGSENGRVGLWDVSKERLLYVFHTDKNEQLPAHKGPVWAAEFTADGTQLITAGDDGAIKTWDVVNGKKLKDFPVGSPIRSAAISKSGNYVAIGDRIGQVRVFDMAHEEMVLEYEQDSTVNGVAFSADELSMASVSTDGTVVLRQIAGDRPRQWSVKAAHSGPVYGVSFSPDGDRLATASWDQTVIIWDTGNGTVLRKIAAHEDGVWVAQFAPCGRMVATAGQDGKTKVWDADTGALLETFTRNKGTVHCVRFGKVGTENAFVTGGRDGIARVWETKGCRKEGVTHAEERK, from the coding sequence ATGGCCGCTCACACCGCAAGCAGAACCGAGTGCCCCAGCACCGAAGCCTTGGCCGTTCTGGTCCACGGCAGCTCCCCCGATATTGACCAGGACCCCCTGGCCGAGCACGTCGGCGAGTGCGTCGGTTGTCAGTCGCAGATCGCGGCATTGGCGACTCAAGGCGACCCGGTTCTGTCCGATGTGGTACGTCACATCGACAGATCGGAACCGGCGTCTGACTCCGCTTTCTGGCGCGCCCTCAAGAAGGCCGAAGTCGCCGTCACTCAGCTCTATCCCGACTCGGACGAACAGCGGTCTGCCGACCTCAAACTCGATTTCCTCCAGCCGACGGACATGCCGGGTCACATCGGCCGGCTCGGGACATTCGAGGTGGTCGCGGTCATTGGTCGCGGCGGAATGGGCGTCGTCCTGCGGGCGTTCGACCCGCACCTGTCGCGCGACGTGGCGATTAAAATCCTCGACCCGCAGTGGGCCAATAACTCGACCGCCCGACAGCGCTTCTGTCGCGAAGCGCGGGCGGCCGCTGCTGTAACCCACGACAACCTTGTGGCCGTCCACCAGGTGACCGAGGACGAAAAATCCGGCCTTCCTTATCTGGTGATGCAACTCATCAACGGGGAATCGCTCGAACAGCGACTCCGCCGGATTGGCAAGCTCTCCCCGACCGAGTCGGCCCGGGTTGGTATGCAGGCCGCCGCCGGACTCGCCGCCGCGCACGCCAACGGACTGATCCACCGCGACATCAAGCCAGGCAACATTCTGATCGAGGCGGCGACCGGCAAAGTCAAAGTCACGGACTTCGGCCTGGCCCGCGCGGCCGAAGACCTGAAGCTGACCCGGACCGGGTTCGTAGCGGGTACGCCACTGTACATGGCTCCCGAGCAGGCTCACGGGGAAGACATCGACGCCCGGGCGGACCTGTTCAGCCTCGGGTCGGTGTTGTTCGAGTCCCTGACGGGGCACCCCCCGTTCGACGGCAAGACGCCGCTTGCCGTGCTGCGGCGCGTGGCCGACGAACCCCACGCGCGCCTGCGGCAACTCAACCCCGAAGTGCCGGCCTGGCTCGAAGAGATCATCGACAAGCTCTTATCCAAGAGCCCGGACGACCGCATTCAGACGGCGATCGAAGTGTCCGAGCGGCTCGCCCAACACCTCTCGCACACGGACATCCACGCGCCGCTCGAAGTGCCGCCCGAGGCTTGCCTGCTCGGGTTGATGAAACGCTCCAGCCGACCCGGCGCCAAGGTCCGCAAGCGATTTTGTGCGAAGACGGCGGCGATCGTCGGGGTAGTGTTTGCGGTCGGCATGATCAGCGGCGGGGTAGGGGTGTGGGAGTTTGCCCCGCGAGCGACCGAGTCGCCCGTGACCGCGGCGACGCCGGATTTCCTGTTGCCCCTCTCGCCGGTGAAAGTGGACGAAGGACCCGAGCCGAAGTGGCGGCTACAAGCCCTCAACGGGTCGATCTGGTCGGTCGCGCTCAGTCGCGACGGCAAGATGGCCGCGATCGGGAGTGAGAACGGCCGCGTGGGCCTTTGGGACGTGTCCAAGGAACGGCTGCTGTACGTCTTCCACACGGACAAAAACGAACAGCTCCCGGCCCACAAGGGACCTGTCTGGGCCGCCGAATTTACCGCCGACGGGACGCAACTGATCACGGCGGGAGACGATGGGGCGATCAAGACGTGGGATGTCGTGAACGGCAAGAAATTGAAGGACTTCCCGGTCGGCTCGCCGATCCGATCGGCCGCGATCAGCAAGAGCGGGAATTATGTCGCGATCGGCGACCGCATCGGCCAGGTCCGCGTGTTCGACATGGCACACGAAGAGATGGTGCTGGAATACGAACAAGACAGCACGGTCAACGGCGTGGCGTTTTCGGCCGACGAGTTGTCGATGGCCTCGGTGAGTACAGACGGGACGGTTGTCTTGCGGCAGATCGCGGGTGACCGCCCCCGGCAGTGGTCCGTGAAGGCCGCACACTCCGGCCCGGTTTACGGCGTCAGCTTTTCGCCGGATGGCGACCGTCTGGCGACCGCGAGTTGGGACCAGACCGTCATCATCTGGGACACCGGAAACGGCACGGTCCTCCGGAAAATTGCCGCCCACGAAGACGGCGTGTGGGTGGCCCAGTTCGCCCCGTGCGGTCGGATGGTCGCGACCGCCGGACAGGACGGCAAGACGAAGGTCTGGGACGCCGACACGGGGGCATTGCTGGAAACTTTTACCCGGAACAAGGGGACGGTTCACTGCGTCCGCTTCGGGAAAGTCGGAACCGAGAACGCGTTCGTGACCGGCGGGCGGGACGGTATCGCCCGGGTCTGGGAAACGAAGGGGTGCCGAAAAGAGGGCGTGACACACGCGGAAGAGCGAAAATAG
- a CDS encoding PPC domain-containing protein, translated as MKSVWLTGFVLLALCGEVHAAPSLTYFFPTGAQRGTTTEVTAAGAFDKWPVKVWVSGKGVAATAGKEKGKLSFVVAADAVPGMYWVRVYDETGASGLRPFAVGLLPEVLEKEPNDDPATAQVIDPPARVVNGRLAKAGEVDCYAVKLTKGQTLVASVDANQTFKSPMDAIVQVVTTDGFVLDQNNDVHGLDPQIAFTAPRDGTFVVRVFAFPSMPDSTIRFSGGDAYVYRLTLTTGGFADYAWPLAVAREGPASVALVGWNIPEAARMLTVPKVAPGEDAPLFHPAVANPITVAVEPHPCWDAATLTGKPTPLAPPFTISGQLSKTGPRDRFPLAVKKGVALNIRVAAPSLGFPLSPVIQISDATGKVVARAEPAGLTDDSELTFTPPSDGPFTLEVRDLLQANVPRQCYRLTVQKTEPDFALTVPVDRLACTPDKPTEVVVTVVRKNGLTADIAITAEDLPPGVIADAFTAGKDAKTVTFRLKADKPFEPRTIRLVGRTKGSPETTRITTAALPDLDTTTKDLWLGPSSAEAAPKKKRK; from the coding sequence ATGAAGAGCGTTTGGCTGACGGGCTTTGTTTTACTTGCCTTGTGCGGTGAAGTTCATGCCGCCCCGAGTCTGACATATTTTTTCCCGACCGGCGCCCAACGGGGAACGACCACCGAAGTGACCGCGGCCGGAGCGTTCGATAAGTGGCCGGTCAAGGTCTGGGTGAGTGGGAAGGGTGTGGCCGCGACGGCGGGCAAGGAAAAGGGGAAACTCTCGTTCGTTGTGGCCGCGGACGCCGTGCCCGGAATGTACTGGGTGCGCGTCTACGACGAGACCGGTGCCAGCGGCTTGCGGCCGTTCGCCGTGGGGCTTCTGCCCGAGGTCTTGGAGAAGGAACCGAACGACGACCCCGCAACGGCTCAAGTCATCGATCCGCCGGCCCGGGTGGTGAATGGTCGTCTGGCCAAGGCGGGTGAAGTCGATTGCTACGCGGTGAAGTTGACGAAAGGCCAGACACTAGTGGCCTCGGTCGACGCCAACCAGACTTTCAAATCGCCGATGGACGCGATCGTCCAGGTCGTGACGACGGACGGCTTCGTCCTCGACCAGAACAACGACGTTCACGGCCTCGACCCGCAAATCGCGTTCACCGCCCCTCGTGACGGCACGTTCGTTGTTCGCGTCTTCGCATTCCCGTCGATGCCCGACAGCACCATCCGCTTCTCCGGCGGCGACGCCTACGTCTACCGCCTGACGCTCACGACCGGCGGGTTCGCCGACTACGCGTGGCCGCTCGCCGTCGCGCGGGAGGGGCCGGCGTCCGTCGCACTCGTTGGGTGGAACATCCCGGAAGCGGCCAGGATGCTGACTGTGCCCAAGGTGGCGCCGGGTGAGGACGCACCACTGTTTCATCCCGCCGTCGCAAACCCCATCACAGTCGCCGTCGAACCGCACCCCTGTTGGGACGCGGCTACACTCACGGGCAAACCAACGCCCCTTGCCCCGCCGTTCACGATCTCCGGACAGTTGTCGAAAACCGGGCCGCGGGATCGGTTCCCGCTTGCGGTCAAGAAGGGCGTTGCACTTAACATCCGGGTTGCGGCCCCGAGTCTCGGCTTTCCGCTCTCCCCCGTCATCCAGATCTCGGACGCGACCGGCAAAGTCGTCGCCCGCGCCGAACCGGCCGGATTGACCGACGACTCCGAATTGACCTTCACCCCGCCTTCCGACGGACCATTTACTCTGGAGGTTCGCGACCTCCTTCAAGCGAACGTACCCCGGCAGTGCTACCGCTTGACCGTTCAAAAGACCGAACCCGATTTCGCGCTAACGGTCCCGGTCGACCGCCTCGCGTGTACCCCGGACAAACCGACCGAAGTGGTCGTGACCGTGGTTCGGAAAAACGGTTTGACGGCAGACATTGCGATCACGGCCGAAGACTTGCCGCCCGGTGTGATCGCAGATGCCTTCACCGCCGGCAAGGACGCCAAGACGGTGACTTTCCGACTGAAAGCCGACAAGCCGTTCGAGCCGCGCACGATCAGACTCGTTGGGCGGACGAAGGGCTCACCCGAAACCACTCGCATCACTACGGCGGCGCTACCAGATCTCGACACGACTACAAAAGATTTGTGGCTCGGCCCGTCGTCGGCCGAAGCCGCGCCGAAGAAGAAGCGAAAGTAA
- a CDS encoding DUF1501 domain-containing protein, with amino-acid sequence MTRQVSRRDCLQLGLGALLGGGFVSALRARAAGADTPDAPAKACILIWMDGGPTHYETFDPKPDAPAEIRGEFKPIATAVPGVQVSEHMTRLARSANKFSLVRSIRHDQGNHGAGNHYLMTGAPPRIPVGCGAFVSFHPSLGSVVAAEKGAPAGLPAYFSMPDMSRSGGPNFLGAKYAPFVVGDNPNSAGFRVRDVALPRGLSAARFQGRSDLRGEVDRFQRILDKTAGDPAVAMDEHYQQAHELMQSKEAQAAFEIDKEPARVRDAYGRNPFGQRALLARRLVEAGVPFITLYDGGWDHHTKLFDALKTRLPSWDQTVAALINDLDERGLLQSTMVIALGEFGRTPQINKDAGRDHWSNAMSVLFAGGGARGGQVIGATDKKGFAAVERVLGPENFASTIYSKLGIDPGKLLYKPNGQPVHLVSDSLPIRELMG; translated from the coding sequence ATGACCCGCCAGGTTTCCCGCCGCGACTGCCTGCAACTCGGCCTCGGTGCCCTCCTCGGGGGCGGGTTCGTCTCGGCCCTTCGCGCCCGCGCGGCGGGTGCCGATACCCCGGACGCACCCGCCAAGGCCTGCATTCTCATTTGGATGGACGGCGGGCCGACGCACTACGAGACGTTCGACCCGAAGCCGGACGCGCCGGCCGAGATTCGCGGGGAGTTCAAGCCCATCGCCACGGCCGTCCCCGGCGTCCAGGTCTCCGAACACATGACCCGGCTCGCGCGCTCGGCCAACAAGTTCTCGTTGGTCCGCTCGATCCGGCACGATCAGGGGAATCACGGTGCCGGCAACCACTACCTCATGACCGGTGCGCCGCCGCGTATCCCCGTCGGCTGCGGGGCGTTCGTCAGCTTTCACCCGAGCCTCGGTTCGGTCGTTGCGGCCGAGAAGGGGGCACCAGCCGGGTTGCCGGCCTACTTCTCCATGCCCGACATGTCCCGGTCCGGCGGGCCGAACTTCCTGGGTGCGAAGTACGCGCCGTTCGTCGTCGGCGACAACCCGAACAGCGCGGGCTTCCGTGTCCGCGACGTGGCCCTGCCCCGCGGGCTATCAGCCGCCCGGTTCCAGGGGCGGTCTGACCTCCGCGGCGAAGTCGACCGCTTCCAGCGCATCCTCGACAAAACGGCCGGTGATCCCGCCGTCGCGATGGACGAACACTACCAGCAGGCCCACGAACTGATGCAGTCGAAGGAGGCCCAGGCCGCGTTCGAGATCGACAAAGAACCCGCCCGAGTGCGTGACGCCTACGGCCGCAACCCGTTCGGCCAACGGGCGTTGCTCGCCCGGCGGTTGGTCGAAGCCGGCGTGCCGTTCATCACGCTGTACGACGGCGGGTGGGACCACCACACGAAGTTGTTCGACGCGCTCAAGACCCGGTTGCCGTCGTGGGACCAGACGGTGGCCGCCCTCATCAACGACCTCGACGAGCGCGGCCTGTTGCAATCGACGATGGTAATCGCCCTCGGCGAATTCGGCCGGACGCCCCAGATCAACAAGGACGCCGGTCGCGATCACTGGTCGAACGCGATGAGCGTGCTGTTCGCCGGCGGCGGGGCGCGCGGCGGCCAGGTTATCGGGGCGACGGACAAGAAGGGCTTCGCGGCCGTCGAGCGCGTCCTCGGGCCGGAGAACTTCGCGTCCACCATTTACAGCAAGCTCGGCATCGACCCCGGCAAACTGCTCTACAAGCCCAACGGCCAACCCGTCCACCTCGTCTCCGATTCGTTGCCGATCAGGGAATTGATGGGCTGA